A single window of Tepidamorphus gemmatus DNA harbors:
- a CDS encoding LolA family protein — translation MKRAVGLILAVALAAAIVPASGQARTDPSAFNDAQIAAIRQINAYLNSLSTLEGDFVQVAPDGHISQGRFYIERPGRLRFEYAPPAQMQVISDGRWVAVQDRKLKTTEKYPLMTTPLNVILSNDIDLMRDTRILAVYPESELVTISIEQTSGDAAGTLTLMFDPAAQELRRWTITDVQGLDTTVALENVVYGVAIDPKMFRIIENRILDIGGSNTR, via the coding sequence ATGAAACGGGCAGTCGGGCTGATACTGGCGGTGGCGCTTGCGGCGGCGATCGTACCCGCGTCCGGGCAGGCACGGACCGATCCGTCCGCCTTCAATGATGCCCAGATCGCGGCGATCCGCCAGATCAACGCCTATCTGAACTCGCTCTCGACGCTTGAAGGCGACTTCGTGCAGGTCGCTCCGGACGGCCACATCTCCCAGGGCCGCTTCTACATCGAGCGGCCCGGTCGGTTGCGCTTCGAGTACGCGCCTCCGGCGCAGATGCAGGTGATCTCGGACGGGCGCTGGGTGGCGGTCCAGGACCGCAAGCTCAAGACGACCGAGAAGTATCCGCTGATGACGACGCCGCTCAACGTGATCCTGTCGAACGATATCGACCTGATGCGCGACACGCGGATCCTCGCCGTCTATCCCGAGAGCGAACTGGTGACGATCTCGATCGAGCAGACGTCCGGCGACGCCGCAGGGACGCTCACCCTGATGTTCGATCCGGCCGCGCAGGAGCTCAGACGCTGGACCATCACCGACGTCCAGGGGCTCGACACCACCGTGGCACTCGAGAACGTCGTGTACGGCGTCGCGATCGATCCGAAGATGTTCCGGATCATCGAGAACCGCATCCTCGACATCGGCGGCTCCAATACCCGCTGA
- a CDS encoding FtsK/SpoIIIE family DNA translocase, with translation MSASGSEFRDDDSLGERLREAAERLSTQAIGLALLAVVLAIVVSLATWVVDDPSFSNATKAEPRNLLGFPGAAIADLLMQMLGLASAAVLLPVAAWAIGLVRDRPLTGFARRLAAWLIGTAFACAFFAALPAPSTWPLPSGLGGLVGDAQLYVTGLLLAPLLAKSAAVPVGVAAGVGAALLLGYAMGLPALGRQRQAGATDRRPPPALAPAAVRRRPVQGAPAADAFCEPGEDEPVGGGFHPLGAITHSWLSLRARLRRWTARRGTAERPRAGLLCSLFADDEPVAVPLEGRREPRFEDANPWAPPPESYDDEDEYAASDAAAQFGEAQAPRPASRVTPAKQRLKQGRRAVSEAQPSLLPGAGYELPPLRLLAEPKASRASTGADLAALEQNARLLETVLDDFGVKGEIINVRPGPVVTLYELEPAPGTKSSRVIGLADDIARSMSAISARVAVVPGRNVIGIELPNSHRETVYLRELLASESFEKSKAKLALCLGKTIGGEPVIADLARMPHLLIAGTTGSGKSVAVNTMILSLLYRLRPDECKLIMVDPKMLELSVYDGIPHLLSPVVTDPKKAVVALKWTVREMEDRYRKMSKLGVRNIDGYNARVAEADRRGETVVRTVQTGFDRETGEPIYEQEEMDLEPMPYIVVIIDEMADLMMVAGKDIEGAVQRLAQMARAAGIHLITATQRPSVDVITGTIKANFPTRISFQVTSKIDSRTILGEQGAEQLLGQGDMLYMMGGGRITRVHGPFCSDGEVEDVIAFLKAQGQPDYLEEITEEDGDGGGADFAGVVSSGEGDDLYRRAVEVVLRDGKVSTSYVQRRLQIGYNRAASLIERMEHEGIISRPNSKGQREILTRDED, from the coding sequence ATGAGCGCCTCGGGATCCGAATTCCGTGACGACGACAGCCTTGGCGAGCGCCTGCGCGAGGCGGCCGAGCGGCTGTCGACCCAGGCGATCGGCCTCGCCCTGCTCGCCGTCGTCCTGGCGATCGTCGTCAGTCTGGCGACATGGGTGGTTGACGACCCTTCCTTCTCCAATGCGACCAAGGCCGAGCCGCGCAACCTGCTTGGCTTTCCGGGCGCTGCCATCGCCGACCTGCTGATGCAGATGCTGGGCCTTGCCTCGGCGGCGGTGCTGCTGCCGGTCGCGGCCTGGGCGATCGGGCTCGTCCGCGATCGGCCGCTGACCGGCTTCGCACGGCGGCTGGCGGCCTGGCTGATCGGCACCGCATTCGCCTGCGCCTTCTTTGCCGCGTTACCGGCTCCGTCCACCTGGCCATTGCCTTCCGGGCTCGGCGGTCTCGTCGGCGATGCCCAGCTTTACGTGACCGGGCTGCTGCTGGCGCCGCTGCTGGCGAAGTCCGCCGCCGTTCCCGTCGGCGTGGCGGCGGGCGTCGGAGCGGCGCTGCTGCTCGGCTATGCGATGGGTCTGCCCGCCCTCGGCAGGCAGCGTCAGGCCGGGGCGACGGATCGCCGCCCGCCGCCGGCGCTTGCCCCGGCCGCCGTGCGCCGGCGGCCGGTTCAGGGTGCGCCGGCGGCCGACGCCTTCTGCGAGCCCGGTGAGGACGAGCCCGTCGGCGGCGGCTTTCATCCGCTCGGCGCGATCACGCACAGCTGGCTGAGCCTGCGGGCGCGGCTGCGCCGGTGGACCGCCCGGCGCGGTACGGCAGAGCGCCCGCGAGCGGGTCTGCTGTGCAGCCTGTTCGCCGACGACGAGCCGGTCGCCGTGCCGCTCGAGGGCCGGCGCGAGCCGCGGTTCGAGGACGCCAATCCGTGGGCGCCGCCGCCCGAGAGCTACGACGACGAGGACGAGTACGCCGCCAGTGACGCGGCAGCGCAGTTCGGCGAGGCGCAGGCGCCGCGGCCGGCCAGCCGCGTCACCCCGGCCAAGCAGCGGCTGAAGCAAGGCCGGCGCGCGGTCAGCGAGGCGCAGCCCTCGCTGCTGCCGGGGGCTGGGTACGAACTGCCGCCGCTCAGGTTGCTCGCCGAGCCGAAGGCGTCGCGCGCCTCGACCGGAGCCGACCTGGCCGCGCTCGAGCAGAACGCGCGGCTGCTCGAGACGGTGCTCGACGATTTCGGCGTGAAGGGCGAGATCATCAACGTCCGGCCGGGTCCGGTGGTGACGCTCTATGAACTGGAGCCGGCCCCCGGCACCAAGTCCTCCCGGGTGATCGGATTGGCCGACGACATCGCCCGCTCGATGAGCGCGATCTCCGCGCGCGTCGCCGTGGTGCCGGGCCGCAATGTCATAGGCATCGAACTGCCCAACAGCCACCGCGAGACGGTCTATCTGCGCGAGCTGTTGGCCTCGGAGAGCTTCGAGAAATCCAAGGCCAAGCTCGCGCTGTGCCTCGGCAAGACGATCGGCGGCGAACCGGTGATCGCCGATCTTGCCCGGATGCCGCACCTCCTGATCGCCGGCACCACCGGCTCGGGCAAGTCGGTCGCCGTCAACACCATGATCCTGTCGCTGCTGTACCGGCTGAGACCGGATGAGTGCAAGCTGATCATGGTCGATCCGAAGATGCTGGAACTGTCGGTCTATGACGGCATTCCGCATCTGCTGTCGCCTGTGGTCACCGACCCGAAGAAGGCGGTGGTGGCGCTCAAATGGACGGTCCGCGAGATGGAGGACCGTTACCGCAAGATGTCGAAGCTCGGTGTGCGCAATATCGACGGCTACAACGCGCGCGTGGCAGAGGCCGACCGGCGCGGCGAGACCGTGGTGCGCACGGTGCAGACCGGCTTCGACCGCGAGACCGGCGAGCCGATCTACGAACAGGAGGAGATGGACCTCGAGCCGATGCCCTACATCGTCGTGATCATCGACGAGATGGCCGATCTGATGATGGTCGCCGGCAAGGACATCGAGGGTGCGGTGCAGCGCCTGGCGCAGATGGCGCGTGCCGCGGGCATACATCTCATCACCGCGACGCAGCGGCCTTCGGTCGACGTCATCACGGGCACCATCAAGGCCAACTTCCCGACCCGCATCTCCTTCCAGGTCACGTCGAAGATCGATTCGCGCACCATTCTCGGCGAGCAGGGCGCCGAACAGCTGCTCGGCCAGGGCGACATGCTCTACATGATGGGCGGCGGCCGCATCACCCGCGTGCACGGCCCGTTCTGCTCCGACGGCGAGGTCGAAGACGTCATCGCCTTCCTCAAGGCGCAGGGACAGCCCGACTATCTGGAGGAGATCACCGAGGAGGATGGCGACGGCGGCGGCGCGGACTTCGCCGGGGTTGTTTCCAGCGGCGAGGGCGACGATCTCTACCGGCGCGCGGTCGAGGTGGTACTGCGCGACGGCAAGGTGTCGACCTCGTATGTGCAGCGCCGGCTGCAGATCGGCTACAATCGCGCTGCCTCGCTGATCGAGAGGATGGAGCACGAAGGGATCATCTCGCGGCCCAACTCGAAGGGACAGAGGGAGATCCTGACAAGAGACGAGGATTGA
- the amt gene encoding ammonium transporter — translation MISRKTLFRAVAAVAALTLAAYEPALAQTATETTAEAAEAVAGAVEAGGVPQEVQFIFNTMLFLIGGFLVMFMAAGFAMLEAGMVRAKNTSMQCLKNIALYSIAGLMFWIVGYNLMYDGVDGGYIGSFTWFTHSEHAAEDITYAAATSDWFFQMVFCATTASIVSGAVAERVKLWPFLIFVAVLTGVIYPVTGSWQWGGGWLSEMGFSDFAGSTLVHSVGGWAALAGCILVGARAGKYGPEGRVNPIPGSSMPLATLGTFILWLGWFGFNGGSQLALGSLGDASDVARIFANTNTAAAAGVIVAMILSQIMYGKVDLTFALNGALAGLVSITAEPLAPSLLMAAIIGGIGGAIVVFAVPLLDRLKIDDVVGAIPVHLVAGIWGTIAVPLTNAETSFAIQLVGIVAYGAFTFIATLIVWLVLKATTGLRVSAETESLGLDAVEVGVEAYPEFGVGSQRM, via the coding sequence ATGATTTCTCGCAAGACTCTCTTCCGTGCCGTCGCCGCCGTCGCGGCACTGACCCTGGCGGCCTACGAGCCGGCGCTCGCCCAGACCGCCACCGAGACCACCGCCGAAGCCGCCGAGGCGGTGGCGGGGGCCGTCGAGGCCGGCGGCGTGCCGCAGGAGGTCCAGTTCATCTTCAACACCATGCTGTTCCTCATCGGCGGCTTCCTGGTGATGTTCATGGCGGCCGGCTTCGCCATGCTCGAGGCGGGCATGGTCCGCGCCAAGAACACCTCGATGCAGTGCCTGAAGAACATCGCGCTGTACTCGATCGCCGGGCTGATGTTCTGGATCGTCGGCTACAACCTCATGTATGACGGCGTCGACGGCGGCTACATCGGCTCGTTCACCTGGTTCACCCACAGCGAGCACGCGGCCGAGGACATCACCTACGCGGCGGCGACCTCCGACTGGTTCTTCCAGATGGTGTTCTGCGCGACGACGGCCTCGATCGTTTCCGGCGCGGTGGCCGAACGCGTCAAGCTGTGGCCGTTCCTGATCTTCGTGGCGGTCCTGACCGGCGTCATCTACCCGGTTACCGGCTCCTGGCAGTGGGGCGGCGGCTGGCTCAGCGAGATGGGCTTCTCCGACTTCGCCGGCTCGACCCTCGTCCATTCGGTCGGCGGATGGGCGGCGCTGGCCGGCTGCATCCTCGTCGGGGCGCGCGCCGGCAAGTACGGTCCGGAAGGCCGGGTCAATCCGATCCCCGGTTCCTCGATGCCACTGGCCACCCTCGGCACCTTCATCCTGTGGCTTGGCTGGTTCGGCTTCAACGGCGGATCGCAGCTCGCCCTCGGCAGCCTGGGTGATGCCTCCGACGTCGCGCGCATCTTCGCCAACACCAACACGGCGGCCGCCGCGGGCGTGATCGTGGCGATGATCCTGTCGCAGATCATGTACGGCAAGGTCGACCTGACCTTCGCGCTCAACGGCGCACTCGCAGGCCTCGTGTCGATCACCGCCGAGCCGCTCGCCCCGAGCTTGCTGATGGCGGCGATCATCGGCGGCATCGGCGGTGCGATCGTGGTCTTCGCGGTACCGCTGCTCGACAGGCTTAAGATCGACGACGTCGTCGGCGCCATCCCCGTCCACCTGGTCGCCGGCATCTGGGGGACGATCGCCGTGCCGCTCACCAATGCCGAGACAAGCTTCGCCATCCAGCTCGTCGGCATTGTCGCCTATGGCGCCTTCACCTTCATCGCGACGCTGATCGTCTGGCTGGTCCTCAAGGCGACCACCGGCCTGAGGGTGAGTGCGGAGACCGAATCGCTCGGTCTCGACGCGGTCGAGGTCGGTGTCGAGGCCTATCCCGAGTTCGGGGTCGGCAGTCAGCGGATGTGA
- a CDS encoding P-II family nitrogen regulator, with amino-acid sequence MKIVMAIIKPFKLDDVREALTAIGVQGLTVTEVKGYGRQKGHTEIYRGAEYAVSFLPKLKIEVVVPSDQTDKVVEAISGAARTGQIGDGKIFVHGIDRAVRIRTGETDADAL; translated from the coding sequence ATGAAGATCGTTATGGCCATCATCAAGCCTTTCAAGCTGGATGACGTGCGCGAGGCACTGACCGCCATCGGGGTGCAGGGCCTGACCGTCACCGAGGTGAAGGGATACGGACGCCAGAAGGGGCACACCGAGATCTATCGTGGCGCCGAGTATGCCGTCAGCTTCCTGCCGAAGCTGAAGATCGAGGTGGTGGTCCCCTCGGACCAGACGGACAAGGTGGTCGAAGCCATCTCCGGAGCCGCCCGAACCGGCCAGATCGGCGACGGCAAGATCTTCGTCCACGGCATCGACCGTGCCGTGCGCATCCGCACTGGCGAGACCGACGCCGATGCTCTCTGA
- the tesB gene encoding acyl-CoA thioesterase II, which yields MSQAVKDLISILDLERLEDNLFRGRSPQDGWQRVYGGQVIGQALVAASRTVPPERIVHSLHGYFMLGGDPKVPIIYEVDRIRDGGSFTTRRVVAIQHGKAIFSMSCSFHIEEPGLEHQFEMPDVPGPEDLPGEAELTAMFPDTIPEAIRRYWERERPIEFRPVDLSRFAGNPKKVPYQYVWFRANAPLPDSPEIQRCALAYASDMTLLDTSLVAHGRSVFQPDMMVASLDHAVWFHRPFRCDDWLLYAEDSPSTQGARGFNRGLIFSRDGALVASTAQEGLIRVVAERR from the coding sequence ATGTCCCAGGCGGTGAAGGATCTGATCTCCATTCTCGACCTTGAACGGCTCGAGGACAACCTGTTCCGAGGCCGCAGCCCGCAGGACGGCTGGCAGCGCGTCTATGGCGGCCAGGTCATCGGCCAGGCGCTGGTCGCCGCCTCGCGGACCGTCCCGCCGGAGCGAATTGTCCATTCGCTGCACGGCTACTTCATGCTGGGCGGCGATCCGAAGGTGCCGATCATCTATGAGGTCGACCGCATCCGCGACGGCGGCAGCTTCACCACGCGGCGGGTCGTGGCGATCCAGCACGGCAAGGCGATCTTCTCGATGTCGTGCTCCTTCCATATCGAGGAGCCTGGCCTCGAGCATCAGTTCGAGATGCCCGACGTGCCCGGGCCGGAGGATCTGCCGGGCGAGGCGGAGCTGACGGCGATGTTCCCCGACACCATCCCCGAGGCGATTCGCCGCTACTGGGAGCGGGAGCGCCCGATCGAGTTCCGCCCCGTGGACCTCTCGCGCTTCGCCGGCAATCCGAAGAAGGTGCCCTATCAGTATGTCTGGTTCCGGGCGAATGCGCCGCTGCCCGATTCACCCGAGATCCAGCGCTGCGCCCTCGCCTATGCCTCCGACATGACCCTGCTCGACACGTCGCTGGTTGCCCACGGCCGCAGCGTCTTCCAGCCCGACATGATGGTGGCGAGCCTCGATCACGCCGTCTGGTTCCATCGCCCGTTCCGTTGCGACGACTGGCTGCTCTACGCCGAGGACAGCCCCTCCACCCAGGGGGCGCGCGGCTTCAACCGCGGGCTGATCTTCAGCCGCGACGGCGCTCTCGTCGCCTCCACGGCACAGGAAGGCCTGATCCGGGTGGTCGCCGAGCGGCGCTAG
- a CDS encoding FAD-dependent monooxygenase, producing the protein MAATDIVIAGAGLVGRLLALALRQASGGGLSLRLLEAAPAGRAPQDIRVYAIAASTRRMLEELGVWPSLAPHAEAARALRIGDGRLADAVRPILLTLAGEVTPGEPFAHFVDGRELGRAVAAACDAAGIAVEHERRIDALEVGQRGVSIRGPADRRQEDSARLVVGADGAGSAVRRAAGIATIGWPYRQGAIITIVWHEVPHDGVAIQHFLPGGPFALLPLPGHRSGIVWTERFEDAERLIALPHDLLAEELRRRAGPEVGDLRIEEPPRLYPLGLGLARTFVKPRIALVGDAAHRLHPLAGLGLNLGLRDVAALVEVLVEAARRGEDIGSIAVLERYQRWRRFDTVEVAVATEALNRLFSNDLGPLRLVRDLGLGLVDRIAPLKRHFVREAAGTEGRLPRLMRGEPV; encoded by the coding sequence ATGGCTGCCACCGACATCGTCATCGCCGGCGCAGGTCTGGTCGGCCGCCTGCTCGCACTCGCACTGCGCCAGGCGAGCGGCGGCGGACTGTCGCTGCGCCTTCTCGAGGCGGCGCCGGCCGGCCGCGCCCCGCAGGACATCCGCGTCTACGCGATCGCTGCCAGCACGCGGCGCATGCTGGAGGAGCTCGGCGTGTGGCCTTCACTCGCGCCGCATGCCGAGGCGGCGCGCGCGCTGCGGATCGGCGACGGCCGTCTCGCCGACGCGGTTCGGCCCATCCTGTTGACCCTGGCCGGTGAGGTGACACCCGGCGAGCCCTTCGCCCATTTCGTCGACGGTCGCGAGCTGGGCCGGGCCGTCGCCGCGGCCTGCGACGCGGCCGGCATCGCCGTCGAGCATGAACGCCGGATCGACGCGCTCGAGGTCGGGCAGCGCGGGGTATCGATCCGGGGGCCGGCGGACCGGCGGCAGGAGGACAGCGCCCGTCTCGTCGTCGGTGCCGACGGGGCAGGCTCGGCGGTGCGCCGCGCGGCCGGCATCGCGACGATCGGCTGGCCCTACCGGCAGGGGGCGATCATCACCATCGTCTGGCACGAGGTGCCGCACGATGGGGTTGCCATCCAGCATTTCCTGCCCGGCGGGCCGTTCGCGCTCTTGCCGCTGCCCGGCCACCGGTCCGGCATCGTGTGGACCGAGCGGTTCGAGGATGCCGAGCGGCTGATCGCCCTGCCCCACGACCTGCTGGCAGAGGAATTGCGCCGGCGCGCCGGCCCGGAGGTCGGCGACTTGCGGATCGAGGAGCCGCCAAGGCTCTATCCGCTTGGACTCGGTCTTGCCCGAACCTTCGTCAAGCCGCGTATCGCCCTGGTCGGCGACGCCGCCCACCGCCTGCATCCGCTCGCCGGCCTGGGGCTCAATCTCGGCCTGCGCGACGTCGCCGCACTCGTCGAGGTTCTTGTCGAGGCCGCGCGGCGCGGCGAGGACATCGGCTCGATCGCTGTCCTCGAACGTTACCAGCGCTGGCGTCGGTTCGACACGGTCGAGGTGGCCGTCGCCACCGAGGCGCTGAACCGCCTGTTCTCCAACGATCTCGGGCCGCTTCGGCTCGTTCGCGATCTCGGTCTCGGCCTCGTCGACCGGATCGCGCCGCTCAAGCGGCATTTCGTGCGCGAGGCCGCCGGCACCGAGGGACGTCTGCCCCGGCTGATGCGCGGCGAGCCGGTCTGA
- a CDS encoding Trm112 family protein, whose product MSAPSTAPAVDRRLLEILVCPLTKTVLEYDAERQELVSRAARLAYPIRDGIPIMLPEEARPISEEELKVARPAP is encoded by the coding sequence ATGTCTGCTCCGTCCACGGCCCCGGCTGTCGATCGCAGGCTCCTGGAGATCCTGGTCTGCCCACTCACCAAGACGGTGCTGGAATACGATGCCGAGCGCCAGGAACTGGTCAGCCGGGCGGCGCGGCTCGCCTACCCGATCCGCGACGGCATACCGATCATGCTGCCGGAGGAGGCCCGACCGATCAGCGAGGAGGAGCTGAAGGTGGCGCGGCCGGCGCCCTGA
- a CDS encoding LON peptidase substrate-binding domain-containing protein — MAINRPYRRPSDLPAVIPVFPLAGVLLLPRGNLPLNIFEPRYLQMVDDVLAGDRVIGMIQPRLGPDGPDESERPELAEIGCAGRLTGLQETGDGRYLITLTGIGRFRVVAEEDGGTPYRRCRIDAREFAADLVPNRGEDAVDRQRLIATFRAFLDANGMETDWDAINRASNETLVNALAMLSPYGPREKQALLEAGDLATRSEVLIAVTEMALAREGGDPGSTLQ, encoded by the coding sequence ATGGCGATCAACCGGCCATACCGACGACCATCCGACCTTCCCGCGGTGATTCCGGTCTTCCCGCTCGCCGGCGTATTGCTGCTGCCGCGCGGCAATCTGCCGCTCAACATCTTCGAGCCGCGCTACCTGCAGATGGTCGATGACGTTCTCGCCGGGGACCGGGTGATCGGCATGATCCAGCCGCGGCTCGGACCGGATGGGCCGGACGAGTCGGAAAGGCCCGAGCTCGCCGAGATCGGCTGCGCCGGCCGCCTGACCGGCCTGCAGGAGACCGGCGATGGCCGTTACCTGATCACGCTCACCGGCATCGGCCGGTTCCGCGTCGTCGCGGAAGAGGACGGCGGAACGCCCTACCGGCGCTGCCGGATCGACGCCCGCGAGTTCGCCGCCGACTTGGTGCCGAATCGCGGCGAGGACGCGGTCGACCGGCAGCGTCTCATCGCGACCTTCCGGGCGTTCCTGGACGCCAACGGCATGGAAACAGACTGGGACGCCATCAACCGCGCCTCCAACGAGACACTCGTCAACGCGCTGGCGATGCTCAGCCCCTACGGACCGAGGGAGAAGCAGGCCCTGCTCGAGGCCGGTGATCTCGCCACGCGGTCCGAGGTGCTGATTGCCGTGACCGAGATGGCGCTCGCCCGCGAGGGCGGCGACCCCGGTTCGACCCTGCAGTAA
- the trxA gene encoding thioredoxin encodes MDLSSLASGGAQAGAADGLIKDTTTRDFMKDVVEASRQQPVIVDFWAPWCGPCRQLTPVLEKLVRAARGAVKLVKMNIDEHPAVAQQMGVQSIPAVFAFVDGRPADGFMGALPESQVKAFIDRLVGPARNGLEEVLSSAAAAFAEGDVAGAAEIYAAVLQEDRENLAAIGGLVRCLVASGELDRAKATLALVPPGKDADPAIAGARAALELAEQTAGLGDPRDLAARVAANPDDHQARFDLALVLNAKGDREDAVEHLLHIIRRNRAWNDEAARKQLVQFFEAWGPKDPLTIEARRRLSSILFA; translated from the coding sequence ATGGACCTTTCCTCGCTGGCATCCGGGGGCGCCCAGGCGGGCGCCGCCGACGGACTGATCAAGGACACGACGACCCGCGACTTCATGAAGGACGTCGTCGAGGCGTCGCGCCAGCAGCCGGTGATCGTCGATTTCTGGGCACCGTGGTGCGGCCCGTGCAGGCAGCTTACCCCCGTGCTCGAGAAACTGGTGCGCGCCGCCCGGGGCGCGGTGAAGCTCGTCAAGATGAACATCGACGAGCATCCCGCCGTTGCCCAGCAGATGGGCGTGCAGTCGATCCCGGCGGTATTCGCCTTCGTCGACGGCCGGCCCGCCGACGGCTTCATGGGCGCCTTGCCGGAGAGCCAGGTAAAGGCCTTCATCGACCGACTTGTCGGTCCGGCCAGGAACGGTCTCGAGGAGGTGCTGAGCTCGGCGGCGGCCGCCTTCGCGGAGGGCGATGTTGCCGGCGCGGCGGAGATCTACGCCGCGGTGCTGCAGGAGGATCGGGAGAATCTTGCGGCGATCGGCGGCCTCGTGCGCTGTCTGGTGGCGTCGGGAGAGCTGGACAGGGCGAAGGCCACCCTGGCGCTGGTGCCGCCCGGCAAGGACGCCGATCCGGCCATCGCCGGGGCACGGGCGGCGCTCGAGCTTGCCGAACAGACGGCCGGCCTCGGCGACCCGCGTGACCTCGCCGCGCGCGTCGCGGCCAATCCGGACGATCATCAGGCCCGCTTCGACCTGGCGCTGGTGCTGAACGCCAAGGGTGACCGGGAGGATGCGGTCGAGCATCTCCTCCACATCATCCGACGCAACCGGGCCTGGAACGATGAGGCAGCGCGCAAGCAGCTCGTGCAGTTCTTCGAGGCGTGGGGACCGAAGGACCCGCTCACCATCGAGGCTCGCCGCAGGCTCTCGTCGATCCTGTTCGCCTGA
- a CDS encoding prolyl-tRNA synthetase associated domain-containing protein, translated as MPLSPDDLLARLEALGFETTTVRHPPLFTVAESQKLRGEIPGGHTKNLFMKDKKDRIWLVVAEEDADIDLKRLHERIGSARLSFARPELLVETLGVQPGSVTPFGVVNDTEGRVTVVLDADLLRHDLLNFHPLTNEATTTIRRDDLIAFLRACGHDPLVVDVRGPAADRARICTGSTGAPS; from the coding sequence ATGCCGCTTTCTCCCGACGATCTCCTCGCCCGCCTCGAGGCGCTCGGTTTCGAGACCACGACCGTCCGCCATCCGCCACTGTTCACGGTCGCCGAGTCGCAGAAGCTGCGCGGCGAGATTCCGGGCGGGCACACCAAGAACCTGTTCATGAAGGACAAGAAGGACAGGATCTGGCTGGTCGTTGCCGAGGAAGATGCGGACATCGACCTGAAGCGGCTGCACGAAAGGATCGGCTCGGCGCGGCTCAGCTTCGCTCGGCCGGAGCTGCTCGTGGAGACGCTCGGCGTCCAGCCGGGATCGGTGACCCCGTTCGGCGTCGTCAACGACACCGAGGGGCGGGTCACCGTGGTGCTCGATGCCGATCTCCTGCGCCATGACCTGCTGAACTTCCACCCGCTGACCAACGAGGCGACCACCACCATCCGCCGTGACGATCTGATCGCGTTCCTGAGGGCCTGCGGCCACGATCCGCTGGTGGTGGATGTGCGTGGCCCGGCCGCGGATCGGGCGCGGATTTGCACTGGATCGACAGGCGCCCCATCTTAG